The genomic window AGCGAGCGACGGTTTTGGAAGGGATTCGCGCAGGCATGGCCCGGCGGTGTAGCACCCGCATCCAGGGGTCGCAAGCCAACCTCCCCCGCTCTGTTAGCGAAGCTTCGAGAGCCCCTCACGCAGCCGGCGCACCCCTTCCTCAAGCACCCCCTGCGTCTTGCAAAACGCGAAGCGCGCGAAGCCATGGCCCAGGTGCCGGTGCTCTGCGGAATAAAAGACACTGGGAGGGATCGCGGCCACGCCGCCCCGCGTCACGAGCGCGCGGCAGAAGGCGGCATCGTCCGGGAAGCCCTGCTGGGAAATGTCCGCGAGGATGAAGTAGCTGCCCTCGGGCGCATGCGCCGGCAGCCCCGCCTCGCGCAGGCCGCCCAGCAGCAGCTCCCGCCGTGCCCGGTAGTGCTCCGCCAGCGTCTGGAAGTAGGCGTCCGGCATCCGCAGCGCCACGGCGGTGGCCGCCTGGAAGGGCGAGGCGGTGGCGAACGTGACGAACTGGTGTGCGCGCTGCACCGCGTCACGCAGCGGCGGCGGGGCAATGATCCAGCCGATCTTCCACCCGGTGAGGCTGAACGTCTTGCCCATGCTGCTCACCGTGACGGTGCGGCCGGCCAGTGCCGGCACGGTGGAGGGGCGCACGTGCCGCGCGGGGGCGAACACGATGTGCTCGTACACCTCGTCGGCGAGCACCGTCACCCCATGCCGCTCGCACAGGGCGCCGATGCGCTCCAGCTCCTCGCGGGTGAACACCTTGCCCGTGGGGTTGTGCGGGGTGTTGAGGATGAGCAGCCGCGTGCGGGGGCCGAAGGCCGCCTCCAGCTCCGCCCCGTCGAACCACCACGTGGCGTGGTGCGCATCCGGGGGCCGCAGCGGCACGTAGCGCGGCGTGGCCCCCACGAACGCGAGGTTCGCCACATAGGAATCGTAGAAGGGCTCGAAGACGATCACCTCGTCGCCCGGATCCACCAGCCCCAGGATGGCATCCAGCAGGGCCTCGGTGGCCCCGCTCGTGACGGTGACCATGGTGTCGGGATCCACCTGCTGGCCGTAGAAGCGCGCCGCATGCTCGGCGATGGCCCCGCGCAGCTCGCGCGCCCCCATGCTCGGGGCGTACTGATTGGAGCCCTCACGGATGGCCCGCACCGCGGCCTCCTTCACCTCCTCCGGCCCATCGAAGTCCGGGAACCCCTGCCCCAGGTTCACCGCGCCGTGGCGCGCGGCCAGGGCGCTGAACTCCGAGAACACCGTGGTCCCCAAGCCAGCAACACGGCCGGCGAGGTGCGAGCGGCTCATCGAGGACTCCCGGACGGCCGGAAGGGGGAGGGAAACAAGCGCCCGGCACGTCGTCCGCACACCATAGCGCCCTGCCGACCGCGACACCCGTGTCAGATGACCCAGGCCCTGGGCTGCTAAGTGCCTGATTCGCAACAAATCGGCCCCGGCGCGTACGCTGGTCCCGGAAAGTTGGTGCCTTGACAGTCCTGGCATCCCTCTTTATTCACGGCTCCGCGTCGCCCCGAGGAGGTCGTACGCAGCACCCCTCCCAAGGTGCAGCCGTCTGGAACGCGCCCCACCGCAATCGCCCCTCCAGACCACCCCCGGATCCCCCGACGCAGACAGAAGGACCACCATGAGTGACGTCTTCGACAAGTGCCGCAGTTGGAAGGACTACCGCATCGCGAAGGCCGCGGGCCTCTACCCCTACTTCCGCTCCATCGAGGCCTCCCACGGAGCCACCGAGGTGGAGATCGAAGGGCGCCGCGTCATCATGGTGGGCTCGAACAACTACCTGGGCCTGTCGGCGGATCCGCGGGTGAAGGAGGCGGCCGTCCGCGCGGTGGAGAAGTTCGGCACCACGTGCTCGGGCTCCCGCCTGCTCAACGGCACCCTGGCGCTGCACGAGGAGCTGGAGGCGCGGCTGGCCAAGTTCCTCAACCGCGAGTCGGCGCTCGTCATCTCCACCGGCTTCCAGACGAACCTGGCCCTGTCGGCCATCCTGGGCCGGCACGACATCGTCTTCAGCGACCGGCAGAACCACGCCTCGCTCGTGGACGGCATCCGGCTGGGCTTCGCCACCGAGCGCAAGTACCGCCACAATGATCTGGAGCACCTGGAGCAGCTCCTGGCCGCGGCCGAGCCGAACGCCGGGAAGATCATCGTCACCGACGGCGTGTTCTCCATGGAAGGGGACCTGTGCAACCTGCCCCGCCTGGTGGAGCTGGCCAAGCGCTACAACGCGCGGCTGATGACGGACGATGCGCACTCCATGGGCGTGCTGGGCACCCACGGGCGCGGCGTGTCCGAGTACTTCGGGCTGGAGGCGGAGACGGACCTGGTGATGGGCACCTTCTCCAAGAGCTTCGCCTCGCTGGGCGGCGTGCTCGCGGGCCCCTTCGAGGTCATCAACTACATGCGCCACAAGGCGCGCCCGGTCATCTTCTCGGCGTCCATGACGCCCGCCTCCGTGGCGGCGGCGCTCAAGTCGCTGGAGATCATCGAGGCGGAGCCGGAGCGCCGCGCGCGGCTCCTGGACATCGCGGAGAAGATGCACAACGGCTTCCGCGCCATGGGCTTCGACACGGGCGTGTCGGTGACGCCGGTGGTGCCGGTGCACATCGGGGATCAGGTGAAGTGCTTCCGCTTCTGGAAGGCGCTGCACGAGGCGGGCGTGTTCGCCAACCCCGTCATCCCCCCGGCGGTGGAGGCGGGCCACGCGCTCATCCGCACCAGCTACATGGCCACGCACACGGACGCGCAGCTCGACCAGGTGCTCGACACCTTCGAGAAGATCGGCCGGCGCCTGAACGTCATCCCCGAGACGCGGCCCACGGTGTACGAGCCGGTGCAGATCGCCCGGCCGGGCTCGGGCGTGCGCGCCAACAAGGCCTCGGAGAAGTGGGCGGCGGGCTCCGCCGGCCAGCTGGTGAACCCCAACGGCTTCTCGCTGGATCAGCTCTCGCGCATGTCCTCGCGCGAGGTTGCCGGCAAGCTCTTCGACGCGGTGGAGCACCTGACGTGGCGCGCCGCCAACTTCCAGCCGGAGGACCTGCGCAAGCTGAGCGGGGCCTCGCGGCGGCTGTGGAAGAAGCGCGGCGAGCTGCCCGGGCTGCTGCTGGAGAAGAGCGCGCACTTCTTCATGAAGAACGGGCACGACCACAACGGCGCCCCGGTGGAAAGGAACTAGGCGCCCATGGCCCTGTCCGCCGAAGCGGCCGCCGCCCCTGCCCTGCCCCCCGTGCCCGCCGGTGTCACGGTCAGCCGCGTGCAGAACAGCGCGGACAAGACGGCCTTCATCCGCCTGCCCTACTCCCTCTACCAGGGGGATGCGAACTGGGTGCCCCCGCTGGAGATGGAGCGGCGGGACTTCCTGGATCCGCGCAAGAACCCCTTCCTCGAGTTCGGCGAGGTGGTGCTGTTCCTCGCCCGGCGCGGCAAGGACGTGGTGGGCCGCATCGCGGCGGTGAAGGACCCGCGCTTCAACGAGTTCCAGGGCACCAACTACGGGTTCTTCGGCCTGTTCGAGTGCGTGAATGACGCCGGGGTGGCCCGCGCCCTGTTCGACGCCGCCTCCGAGTGGCTCAAGGCCCAGGGCTTCACCTCGGTGCTCGGGCCGATGAACTTCTCCGGCAACCAGGAGCTGGGGCTGCTGGTGGACGGCTTCGGCACGCCGCCGGCGCTGATGACGACGTACAACCCGCCCTACTACGCGCAGCTCCTGGAGGCCTGCGGGTTCACCAAGGCGAAGGATCTCTGGTCATTCGAGCTGTCGTCCTCGGCCGAGCCGCCCGAGAAGGTGGTGCGCATCGCGGAGAAGATCCGCCAGCGCGAGGGCATCACCGTCCGGCACGTGGACATGAAGCGCCTCGCCGAGGAGATCTCCCGCCTGAAGGAGATCTACAACTCGGCCTGGGAGAAGAACTGGGGCTTCGTGCCCATGACGGAGCGCGAGTTCGATCACCTGGCCCGGGAGATGAAGCAGATCGTCCGGCCGGAGCTGGTGCTCATCGCCGAGGTGAAGGGCGAGCCCGTCGCCTTCTCCATCACGCTGCCGGATGGCAACGAGGCCATCAAGGCCGCCGGGGGCCGGCTCACCACCTTCGGGATCCCCGTGGGGCTGGTGAAGATGCTCCTGGCGGTGCGGAAGATCCGCCGGCTGCGGCTCATCACCCTGGGCATCAAGGAGGGGTACCGCCGCCGCGGCATCGACGCCATCATGTACCTGGACACGCTGCGCACCGCCCGCAGGCTCGGCTACGAGGGAGGGGAGATCTCCTGGACGCTCGAGGACAATCACCTGGTGAACCGGGCGATCGAGTCCATGGGCGGCCAGCGCTCCAAGACGCACCGCATCTACCAGCGTCCGCTCTGAGAGGCCCGCCGTGCACTTTCTCCTCACGGGTGGTACCGGATTCATTGGCCAGCGGCTCGCGCGCCGCATCATCGAGCGGGGCGACACGCTCACCGTGCTCGTGCGCCGCACCTCCAAGCGAGGCCCCCTGGAGGCGCTGGGCGCGCGCTTCGCCGACGGCGACCTGCTCACCGGCCAGGGGCTCACCGAGGCGGTGAAGGGCGTGGACTGCGTGCTCCACCTGGCGGGCGTCACCAAGGCCCGCGACGAGGAGGGCTACATCCAGGGCAACACCGAGGGCACCCGGCGGCTGGCGCGCGCCATGGCGGCACTGCCCCAGCCGCCCCGGCTCGTCTTCTGCTCGTCCCTGGCGGCGGCGGGCCCCTCCGTGCCGGGGCAGCCCCGGCGCGAGGAAGAGACCCCTGCCCCGGTGTCCCGCTACGGCCGCAGCAAGCTGGGCGGCGAGGAGGCGGTGCGCGAGTTCTGCGACAAGGTGCCCTCCGTCATCGTCCGCCCGCCCATCGTCTACGGGCCCGGGGACCAGGAGTTCCTGCCCGCCCTGCTGCCCATGGCGCGGCGGGGGCTGGTGCTCAAGAGCGGCCTGGGCCCGAAGCACTACTCGCTCATCCACGTGGATGATCTCTGCACGGCGCTGCTCGCCGCGGCCGAGCGCGGCCAGACGCTGCGCCAGGACGCACCCGAGGTGGGCGTCTACATGGTGTCGGACGGGACCGAGTACCGGTGGGAGGACTTCTGCGTGACGCTCGCGGAGGCCCTGGGCCGCACGCCGCCCTGGGTGCTGCCCGTGCCCGAGGCCCTCAGCTACGTGGTGGGCCTGGGCTCGGAGCTGGCCGCGCGGGTGCGGGGCACGGTGCCCATGCTCAGCCGCGACAAGGTCCGCGAGATGCGGTGCGCGGCGTGGACCTGCTCTCCGGACCGGGCGGCGAAGGAACTGGGCTTCACGCCCGCCATCCCGCTCGCCCAGGGATTGCAGAGCGCCCTGGCCGCCTCGAAGTGAGGCCGCGGCAGGGCGCCCGGGGCTTGCGCGGCTACTGCTTCTGAACCTTGGCCGCAGGCGCCGGCTTCGAGGTGCTGGTGGCCTGGGCCTTCGCGTCCACGCCCCCGGCCGCCGGGGCCGCCGTGCTGGCCGACGACTTCTCCAGCTGCGCCCGCTTGGCCTTCAGGGTGGAGAGCAGGCCGTCGAAGCCCTTGTCGGCGAGCAGCTTGCGGAACTGGCCGCGGTAGGTCTCCACCAGGGACACGTCGTCGGTGACGACGTCGTAGATGCGCCAGGTGCCTCCTTTGCCCGCCACCTTGTAGAGCTTGTAGTCGACCGGGATCTGATCGGCCTTCGCCGTGAGGGTGGTGTCCACGGTGGCCTCGTTGCCCTCGATGGCCTCCTTGCCGTACTTCACGTCCGCCTGGGCCTGGCCGATGGCCTTCTGGGCGTAGGAGGCGCGCAGCAGGCCCTTCATGGTCTCCGTGAAGTCCTTGCGCTGGGCGGCGTTGAGCGTGTCCCAGTTCTTGCCGAGGGCGCGCTTGGAGAGCTCCTCGAAGTCGACGAACTTCTCGACGACAGTAGCCAATTGCTCAACGGTGGCCCCGGGCGCCGAGGCGGCCTTCTGAACGTCCGCGTTGCCGGACTTGACGACTTCCAGCGGTCCGGCGGGCGCGGCGGCGAGCAGCGAGGCGGTAAGCAGGGCAGCAATCATCGTTTTGGGCTCCGGAAGTAGGTCGATGCCGGTGTGACGACAGGTTGAGCCGGGAGGTTATTCACCCTCGGCGGGGGGTGCGGCGGTGACACGCTCCAAAGCCGCGATTCCCAGGCGGACGTCAAACCAGCTCTTCGCCTTGTCGGCCGATCCCTGAGCAAGCGCGGTGAAAGCGTCCACCAGTTCACGCGTGTCGCCCGTGCCGAGATCAAACGCGGCATAGGCGGCCGTGGCCCAGCGCCGCGCGTTCTTCTCCGCCTCGGTGGCGGCCTGGGCGCGCTCCAGCGCGGCCGTGAGTTCCCCGTGCGTCTTCGTCACCTCCAGGCGCAAGGCGGCCTGGAGCAGGCGCTGCTGGGCCTTGAGCTTGTCCAGCTCGGCCCGGGCCTGATCCAGCTGCGCCTTCTTGATGGGGATGTCGAAGGTGCCCCGCATGGCGAAGCCGACACCCGCGGTGCGGTCGTTGTAGGGATCGTACGAGAAGGGCGAGCGCTGCACCGTGGTGTTGGTGGTGTAGGCGAACTTCGCGAAGCCCACGAGCCCCAGGTCCGGGTAGAAGCTGCGCTCGCGGATGAGGACTTCCTGTTCGCGCGCGGTGACGCCCGCCTGGATCGCCACCAGCTCCGGGCGGCGCTGCTCGGCCTGCGCGAGCGCCTCCTCCAGCGAGGGCGGCGTGAACGCCTCCTTCATCGGAAGATCCACCTCGGCGATCTTCAGCGGCTCGCCGGGCTTGCCCCCCGCCAGCAGCCGGATGGCCTCCAGCGCGAGCGCCTGGCCCTGCTTCGCCTCCGTGCGGCGGGCCACGACGATCTGCCGGAAGAAGTTCACCTTGTAGGTGTCCAGTTTGGAGACCTGCTCGGACTCCTCCTCCAGCAGGGCCTCGATGCGCTTGGCCGCGTCATCCAGCCGCTTCTCCGTCTCGCCCAGCTGGGCCAGGCCCGAGCGCGCGAGCTGGTAACCATAGAAGGCCTGCGCCGCCTGGAGCCCCGCCTCGGCCCGGGCCCGCTCCCGGAGCGCCCGGCCGATGATGGGGCCCTGATCGCCCGCCTTCTCCAGCGCCGACAGCTTGCCAAAGGTGTACAGCGGCAACAGGGCGTTGACCTCCGCGCGGAACGTCACGCCCAGCGTGCCGAAGTTGAGGTCTCCCTCCAGCGTGGCCTCCGTGGTGGGCGGGCCGCCCAGGCCGTCGTTGTGCGCCTCGGGCACGGGGCCCCCGAAGCCCACCACCGTCTCGAACTTCGGAAACCAGGCCCAGTGCGCCTGCCGCTGCAGGGCCTCTAGCCGCCGCAGCTCCGCCTCGGACTCCTCCACCCGGGCATCCTGCTGGCGCGCCTTCGCCACCAGCATCGCCAGCGTGAGGGGCTTGTCCTGGGGAAGGGGCGCTTCCGGACCCGCGGGTACCCCCGGCAGCCGAGGGCCCGGGGAGGTAGGCCCCGGGGCGGTCCCCTGCTCCCCCACTTCCGGGGCCCGGGCAGGCACGTCGACCTGGGGCGTCGCGGGGCCTGGGGCGGCAGGGCCGCTGGGCTGCCCCGGAACGGGCGCGGAAGTGCCTGGAACCGGGGCCGAAGCGCCCGGGGTGACGGCAGGTGCCCCTTGGGCCTTCGCCGCACCAGAGGAGAGCGCCAGTCCTATTCCCACGAGATGTGCCAGAGCTGTCTGTTTCACCGGGTCGCCTCGTTCGCGAGTCCGGCGGGTGCCAGAAATCGCGGCGGCGCAGCATCTATCTTCAGAAGGGCGCCGTCACCGCTTCTTTCGTGGGCCCTCCCGCCTTCGCTTTTTTTGAGAGATCTCCATGGCGCCTTGCGCTACGGGGAAGCACAATCCGCGCCGTTTTTTCACGGGCCGTGGCCCCCTGGGGACCCCGGCCTGCTATCGAGGAGCCACATGGCCTACACCGATCGCGTGAAGCAGATCCTCTCCTGGTACCCGTCCGACAACCCGGGCACCCTCACCAACCTGGCGCGCCTGCTGAACACCGGCGCGCTGGCCGGCACCGGCAAGCTGGTCATCCTCCCGGTGGACCAGGGCTTCGAGCACGGTCCGGCGCGCTCCTTCGGGCCGAACGTGGCCGGGTATGATCCCGACTACCACGCCCAGCTGGCCATCGAGACGGGCTGCAGCGCGTACGCGGCGCCGCTCGGCTTCCTGGAGGCCATCGCCGGCAAGCTCGCGGGTGAGATTCCCCTCATCCTCAAGGTGAACAACTCGGACACCCTGGCCAAGGTGCCCAACCCCATCTCCGCCGTCACCTCCTCCGTGAAGGACGCCGTGCGGCTGGGCTGCGCTGCGGTGGGCTACACCATCTACCCGGGCTCCGGGGCGCGCAACGAGCAGTATCAGGACCTGCGCGACATCATCGCCGAGGCCAAGTCCTACGGCCTGCCCACCGTGCTCTGGGCCTACGCGCGCGGCGCCATCTCCAAGGAGGGCGAGACGGGCATCGACGTGATTGCCTACGCGGCGCACATCAGCGCCCAGCTCGGCGCCCACATCATCAAGGTGAAGCCCCCCACGGACTTCATCGAGCAGCCCGAGGCCAAGAAGGCCTTCGAGAAGGCGGGCATCCCCACCAAGACGCTGGCCGACCGCGTGCGCGAGGTGGTGCGCTCGTCCTTCAACGGCAAGCGCATCGTCATCTTCTCGGGCGGCGAGTCCAAGAGCACCCCGGAGCTGCTCGAGGACATCAAGCAGATCCACCAGGGTGGCGGCTTCGGCTCCATCATGGGCCGCAACGCCTTCCAGCGTCCGCATGACGAGTCCGTCAAGCTGCTCAAGGACGTGATGGGCATCTTCTCCGGCAAGTAAGCCCGGCCTCAGCCCCTGCCTCACCGCGCGGCCGGTGCTCCCTTCGGGGGGCCCGGCCGTTGTGCTTGGCCGCGTCCGCGGGAGGCCGGAAAAAGAAAAAGCCCCCCGAGGATTTCTCCTCGGAGGGCTTCAGGTGTGGAGCTAACCGGGATCGAACCGGTGACCTCTTGAATGCCATTCAAGCGCTCTCCCAGCTGAGCTATAGCCCCGAAATTCCCTGCCGCCTTCGCCCTGGGAGGCGTCGACGTCGAAAGCGGCGCACTTCTACTTCCGTTTCGGCTTGGACGCCAGAGAAGTTTGCGGCCTCGTGTCGTTTTTTCCCTTCAACCGCGCGGCGGCCGCCTCCCCTTCCTGGAGAATGTCGGTGATCTCCTGGGCGTGAACCTGGGCGCGCTGCTCGGCCGCCTGCACGGCCTTCACGGCGGGTGCGAGCGAGGGGGGCAGCTCCAGCTTGCCCTTCTGGACCTGGCGCCACACGGCCTCGCCCAGCTCACGCAGCACCTTGTCCTTCTCCATCTGCAGGAAGTTGCCCTGGGAGTTGAGCCGCGCCAGCTCCGAGGTGCGGGTGACCTCCTCGCGCAGGTGGGTGAGCTGATCCTGTGCCTGCCGGAAGGCCTCCTGGATCTGCTTCATCAACTCCGGCTGCTTCGCATCCGCCAAGACGTGTCACCTCCGGAAGGACTGATGACCGTGCGTAGCGTGGGCCCTTGGGGACTGTCAACCCTGGGACTTGCGCAGCCGCGCGGCGAAGAAGCCGCCCCCGGGCACCCGGGGCGGGATGGGCCGCAGGAAGGGGCCGTCGCACAGCGCCTCGGCCCGCCCGGCGCCCAGCACCGGCGCCACCGGCTCCAGGGTGAAGCCCGGCGCCTGGGCCAGGAAGCCCTTCACCACCTCGTCGTTCTCCTCGGGCAGCAGCGAGCAGGTGGCATAGACGATGAGCGCCCCGGGCCGCGCCTCCCGCCCCACCTCCTCCAGGAGCGTGAGCTGGGTGGCCTGGAACTCGGAGATGGCCTTGGCGGTGAGCTTCCACTTCTGATCCGGCTCGCGCCCCAGCGAGCCCGTGCCGCTGCACGGCGCATCCACCAGGAGCACGTCCACCTGGCTCAGCGGCAGCGGGTGGGGAAAGGCCACGTTGCGCACGGACAGCTCCCGCACCCGCTCCCGGGCCTGCGCCAGCCGCCGCCGCGAGCGGTCCCCGGCCAGCACCCGGCCCGCGGTGCCCACCATGTCCGCCAGCGCCAGCGTCTTGCCCCCCGCCCCCGCGCACACGTCCGCCACGGTGAGCCCCGCCAGCGAGCCTCC from Stigmatella erecta includes these protein-coding regions:
- a CDS encoding aminotransferase class I/II-fold pyridoxal phosphate-dependent enzyme translates to MSRSHLAGRVAGLGTTVFSEFSALAARHGAVNLGQGFPDFDGPEEVKEAAVRAIREGSNQYAPSMGARELRGAIAEHAARFYGQQVDPDTMVTVTSGATEALLDAILGLVDPGDEVIVFEPFYDSYVANLAFVGATPRYVPLRPPDAHHATWWFDGAELEAAFGPRTRLLILNTPHNPTGKVFTREELERIGALCERHGVTVLADEVYEHIVFAPARHVRPSTVPALAGRTVTVSSMGKTFSLTGWKIGWIIAPPPLRDAVQRAHQFVTFATASPFQAATAVALRMPDAYFQTLAEHYRARRELLLGGLREAGLPAHAPEGSYFILADISQQGFPDDAAFCRALVTRGGVAAIPPSVFYSAEHRHLGHGFARFAFCKTQGVLEEGVRRLREGLSKLR
- a CDS encoding class I fructose-bisphosphate aldolase, translated to MAYTDRVKQILSWYPSDNPGTLTNLARLLNTGALAGTGKLVILPVDQGFEHGPARSFGPNVAGYDPDYHAQLAIETGCSAYAAPLGFLEAIAGKLAGEIPLILKVNNSDTLAKVPNPISAVTSSVKDAVRLGCAAVGYTIYPGSGARNEQYQDLRDIIAEAKSYGLPTVLWAYARGAISKEGETGIDVIAYAAHISAQLGAHIIKVKPPTDFIEQPEAKKAFEKAGIPTKTLADRVREVVRSSFNGKRIVIFSGGESKSTPELLEDIKQIHQGGGFGSIMGRNAFQRPHDESVKLLKDVMGIFSGK
- a CDS encoding aminotransferase class I/II-fold pyridoxal phosphate-dependent enzyme translates to MSDVFDKCRSWKDYRIAKAAGLYPYFRSIEASHGATEVEIEGRRVIMVGSNNYLGLSADPRVKEAAVRAVEKFGTTCSGSRLLNGTLALHEELEARLAKFLNRESALVISTGFQTNLALSAILGRHDIVFSDRQNHASLVDGIRLGFATERKYRHNDLEHLEQLLAAAEPNAGKIIVTDGVFSMEGDLCNLPRLVELAKRYNARLMTDDAHSMGVLGTHGRGVSEYFGLEAETDLVMGTFSKSFASLGGVLAGPFEVINYMRHKARPVIFSASMTPASVAAALKSLEIIEAEPERRARLLDIAEKMHNGFRAMGFDTGVSVTPVVPVHIGDQVKCFRFWKALHEAGVFANPVIPPAVEAGHALIRTSYMATHTDAQLDQVLDTFEKIGRRLNVIPETRPTVYEPVQIARPGSGVRANKASEKWAAGSAGQLVNPNGFSLDQLSRMSSREVAGKLFDAVEHLTWRAANFQPEDLRKLSGASRRLWKKRGELPGLLLEKSAHFFMKNGHDHNGAPVERN
- a CDS encoding N-acetyltransferase, which produces MALSAEAAAAPALPPVPAGVTVSRVQNSADKTAFIRLPYSLYQGDANWVPPLEMERRDFLDPRKNPFLEFGEVVLFLARRGKDVVGRIAAVKDPRFNEFQGTNYGFFGLFECVNDAGVARALFDAASEWLKAQGFTSVLGPMNFSGNQELGLLVDGFGTPPALMTTYNPPYYAQLLEACGFTKAKDLWSFELSSSAEPPEKVVRIAEKIRQREGITVRHVDMKRLAEEISRLKEIYNSAWEKNWGFVPMTEREFDHLAREMKQIVRPELVLIAEVKGEPVAFSITLPDGNEAIKAAGGRLTTFGIPVGLVKMLLAVRKIRRLRLITLGIKEGYRRRGIDAIMYLDTLRTARRLGYEGGEISWTLEDNHLVNRAIESMGGQRSKTHRIYQRPL
- a CDS encoding MlaC/ttg2D family ABC transporter substrate-binding protein, encoding MIAALLTASLLAAAPAGPLEVVKSGNADVQKAASAPGATVEQLATVVEKFVDFEELSKRALGKNWDTLNAAQRKDFTETMKGLLRASYAQKAIGQAQADVKYGKEAIEGNEATVDTTLTAKADQIPVDYKLYKVAGKGGTWRIYDVVTDDVSLVETYRGQFRKLLADKGFDGLLSTLKAKRAQLEKSSASTAAPAAGGVDAKAQATSTSKPAPAAKVQKQ
- a CDS encoding TolC family protein — protein: MKQTALAHLVGIGLALSSGAAKAQGAPAVTPGASAPVPGTSAPVPGQPSGPAAPGPATPQVDVPARAPEVGEQGTAPGPTSPGPRLPGVPAGPEAPLPQDKPLTLAMLVAKARQQDARVEESEAELRRLEALQRQAHWAWFPKFETVVGFGGPVPEAHNDGLGGPPTTEATLEGDLNFGTLGVTFRAEVNALLPLYTFGKLSALEKAGDQGPIIGRALRERARAEAGLQAAQAFYGYQLARSGLAQLGETEKRLDDAAKRIEALLEEESEQVSKLDTYKVNFFRQIVVARRTEAKQGQALALEAIRLLAGGKPGEPLKIAEVDLPMKEAFTPPSLEEALAQAEQRRPELVAIQAGVTAREQEVLIRERSFYPDLGLVGFAKFAYTTNTTVQRSPFSYDPYNDRTAGVGFAMRGTFDIPIKKAQLDQARAELDKLKAQQRLLQAALRLEVTKTHGELTAALERAQAATEAEKNARRWATAAYAAFDLGTGDTRELVDAFTALAQGSADKAKSWFDVRLGIAALERVTAAPPAEGE
- a CDS encoding NAD-dependent epimerase/dehydratase family protein, giving the protein MHFLLTGGTGFIGQRLARRIIERGDTLTVLVRRTSKRGPLEALGARFADGDLLTGQGLTEAVKGVDCVLHLAGVTKARDEEGYIQGNTEGTRRLARAMAALPQPPRLVFCSSLAAAGPSVPGQPRREEETPAPVSRYGRSKLGGEEAVREFCDKVPSVIVRPPIVYGPGDQEFLPALLPMARRGLVLKSGLGPKHYSLIHVDDLCTALLAAAERGQTLRQDAPEVGVYMVSDGTEYRWEDFCVTLAEALGRTPPWVLPVPEALSYVVGLGSELAARVRGTVPMLSRDKVREMRCAAWTCSPDRAAKELGFTPAIPLAQGLQSALAASK